The following proteins are co-located in the Neomonachus schauinslandi chromosome 8, ASM220157v2, whole genome shotgun sequence genome:
- the RWDD1 gene encoding RWD domain-containing protein 1 isoform X1: MTDYGEEQRNELEALESIYPDSFTVLSENPPSFTITVTSEAGENDETVQTTLKFTYSEKYPDEAPLYEIFSQENLEDNDVSDILKLLALQAEENLGMVMIFTLVTAVQEKLNEIVDQIKTRREEEKKQKEKEAEEAEKQLFHGTPVTIENFLSWKAKFDAELLEIKKKRMKEEEQAGKNKLSGKQLFETDHNLDTSDIQFLEDAGNNVEVDESLFQEMDDLELEDDEDDPDYNPADPESDLTD, translated from the exons ATGACAGATTACGGCGAGGAGCAGCGCAACGAGCTGGAGGCTCTGGAGTCCATTTACCCCGACTCCTTCACAG TATTATCAGAAAATCCACCCAGTTTCACCATTACTGTGACATCTGAGGCTGGAGAAAATGATGAAA CTGTCCAGACTACCCTCAAGTTTACATACAGTGAAAAATACCCAGATGAAGCTCCTCTTTATGAAATATTCTCCCAGGAAAATCTAGAAGATAATGATGTCTCagacattttaaaactattagcATTACAG GCAGAAGAAAACCTTGGTATGGTGATGATCTTTACTTTAGTGACAGCTGTGCaagaaaaactaaatgaaatagtagatcaaataaaaactagaagagaagaagaaaagaaacaaaaagaaaaagaggcagaggaagcTGAAAAG caaTTATTTCATGGCACTCCTGTTACAATTGAGAATTTCTTAAGTTGGAAGGCCAAGTTTGATGCagagctcttggaaattaaaaagaaacgaatgaaagaagaagaacaagcaggaaaaaataaattaagtg ggAAACAGCTCTTTGAAACAGATCATAATCTTGACACATCTGATATCCAGTTTTTGGAAGATG CTGGAAACAATGTGGAGGTAGATGAATCTCTGTTCCAAGAAATGGATGACTTGGAGCTAGAGGATGATGAGGATGATCCCGATTATAATCCTGCTGACCCAGAGAGTGATTTGACTGACTAG
- the RWDD1 gene encoding RWD domain-containing protein 1 isoform X2, with translation MVMIFTLVTAVQEKLNEIVDQIKTRREEEKKQKEKEAEEAEKQLFHGTPVTIENFLSWKAKFDAELLEIKKKRMKEEEQAGKNKLSGKQLFETDHNLDTSDIQFLEDAGNNVEVDESLFQEMDDLELEDDEDDPDYNPADPESDLTD, from the exons ATGGTGATGATCTTTACTTTAGTGACAGCTGTGCaagaaaaactaaatgaaatagtagatcaaataaaaactagaagagaagaagaaaagaaacaaaaagaaaaagaggcagaggaagcTGAAAAG caaTTATTTCATGGCACTCCTGTTACAATTGAGAATTTCTTAAGTTGGAAGGCCAAGTTTGATGCagagctcttggaaattaaaaagaaacgaatgaaagaagaagaacaagcaggaaaaaataaattaagtg ggAAACAGCTCTTTGAAACAGATCATAATCTTGACACATCTGATATCCAGTTTTTGGAAGATG CTGGAAACAATGTGGAGGTAGATGAATCTCTGTTCCAAGAAATGGATGACTTGGAGCTAGAGGATGATGAGGATGATCCCGATTATAATCCTGCTGACCCAGAGAGTGATTTGACTGACTAG